The following are encoded in a window of Amphibacillus xylanus NBRC 15112 genomic DNA:
- a CDS encoding IS30 family transposase, whose protein sequence is MIEAYYHQNISVTMIAERLKRSRQPIYNVINFLKQGHSAIDYYKRYKENKRRCGRRKISLPKKEQEYVKEKVSLGWTPDVIIGRAEQPISCSMRTLYRRFEDGYFDRTTLPMKGKRKPNGHNERRGKQAFKRHISERDKDYPLFKDEFGHIEGDTIVGAHHKSAVITLVERLSKAIITLKPEGRKASDIETTLTQWFQSIPRNLFKSFTFDNGKEFSNWKSLSNQHDVSIYFRDPGTPSQRGLNEQSNGLLRKDGLPKEMDFNEVDQNFVSAVADKRNKIPRKSLNYRTPLEVFLSYIDESHLSSLN, encoded by the coding sequence ATGATAGAAGCTTATTATCATCAAAATATTTCAGTTACGATGATCGCTGAACGCTTAAAACGTTCGCGTCAACCCATTTATAACGTCATTAACTTTTTGAAGCAGGGTCACTCAGCGATCGATTACTACAAACGCTACAAGGAAAACAAAAGGCGATGCGGTAGACGTAAGATCTCCTTGCCTAAAAAAGAGCAGGAATACGTCAAGGAAAAGGTTTCCCTTGGATGGACGCCGGACGTTATTATTGGGCGTGCCGAACAGCCCATCAGTTGTTCAATGAGAACGTTATATCGTCGCTTTGAGGACGGTTACTTTGATAGAACAACGCTCCCTATGAAGGGCAAAAGAAAACCAAATGGACACAACGAACGACGTGGAAAGCAAGCTTTCAAACGACATATCTCTGAAAGAGATAAAGACTATCCTCTATTTAAAGATGAATTTGGTCACATTGAAGGTGACACAATCGTTGGTGCTCATCATAAAAGCGCAGTTATCACATTGGTGGAACGTCTATCTAAAGCTATCATCACTTTAAAGCCAGAAGGTAGAAAAGCAAGTGACATTGAAACAACGCTAACACAGTGGTTTCAATCTATTCCAAGAAATCTGTTTAAGTCTTTCACATTTGATAATGGGAAAGAATTTAGTAATTGGAAATCGTTGTCCAACCAACATGATGTCTCAATCTACTTTAGAGACCCAGGAACACCTTCACAACGTGGCTTAAATGAACAATCAAATGGCTTACTTCGAAAAGATGGTTTGCCAAAAGAAATGGACTTCAACGAAGTCGATCAGAACTTTGTGTCCGCAGTAGCTGACAAGAGAAATAAAATCCCTAGAAAATCACTAAATTATCGAACGCCTTTGGAAGTGTTTTTGAGTTACATCGATGAATCACATTTGTCTAGCTTAAATTGA
- a CDS encoding ATP-binding protein, producing the protein MYNRIEVEIKDGHLDLQTTDLSDDMIMLDGEWEFYPSTFIANDIQLTGQSCEIISVPDGWQDHLNSPFGYGSYRLKIRVDPNQNETYGLYVTSIRSSYDVYVNGEKLTSSGITATTKQNYHAKNLPKLVVFEADDQGLIEIIIQAANYNDIRDGGIIRSIKFGTEHAVRKLVQLSSYAQVILFVLFLSHSLYALVFYFLGKRNKRLLYFSLFTFCFSLYSLLSTGDKIFHQFFYIGYDWDFRLTNMVGLLAWYALLQSTDHKSLPVWEKLFPYYQRLVWMLVMVTLFIPAAIITRLFFIYASIALVALIVALFSIVRDYRQDTKSNLLTVLGFVAVIHHFIWVQIWIEFGVYLPYYPVDLIVAVTLYTIEWFGQYFETYKETKALAVRLQQINQEKDEFLATTSHEFRTPLNSILLLTKAVHDRDIDTLSLQSINELTLISDIGKKMSFLLDDLLAIKQLENHQPRLNKQVVRLEPLVTGVIDLLNFSIEIKPFELENQISDRFPAVYADENRLTQIFLNLISNAIKYTDNGRITISASVKDRNAEINVTDTGIGISPELQKKIFLPYQQGDTVRQMRDGGFGLGLSIVKELVELHGGKIFVDSIEGSGTTFTFTLPLAAVEEKVVHSNKLTADLTKLKQFNQPESTKKVGLPAILIVDDNPTSLIAIKSILPDEEYDAVLVSSAHQALEQLKKRNWDLVLSDIMMPEISGYQLTKIIREQYSLSELPVLLLSVGNTNIKACFASGANDYIRKPVEPVELKARLDSLISLKRGVEQQLDLETAWLQAQIQPHFLFNTLNSIKALSEWNTEEMQTLLDHFSYYLRNKFKFQRMRALVPLEEELNLVRSYLYIEQVRFQENLRIEWQLDDLTGVFIPFITIQPLVENAIHHGIRKKQGKGTISIRFINNMSTSKATITVSDDGVGIEQTKLAKLLTGKPGDESGIGILNVNQRLKQLYGTGLIIESSVNQGTTVSFEIDLTVN; encoded by the coding sequence TTGTACAATAGGATTGAAGTAGAGATCAAGGATGGACACCTTGATCTGCAAACAACTGACTTATCAGATGATATGATTATGTTGGATGGCGAGTGGGAATTTTACCCGTCCACTTTCATTGCAAACGACATTCAATTGACTGGTCAGTCTTGTGAGATAATTTCAGTACCTGATGGTTGGCAAGACCACTTAAATTCACCTTTTGGCTATGGTAGCTACCGGCTAAAAATTCGTGTTGACCCGAATCAAAACGAGACATATGGTCTCTATGTTACGAGCATTCGTAGTTCGTATGATGTTTATGTAAATGGAGAGAAATTAACTTCTTCAGGAATAACTGCAACGACTAAACAGAATTATCACGCCAAAAACTTGCCAAAACTTGTTGTTTTCGAGGCTGATGATCAAGGTCTAATTGAAATCATCATTCAAGCAGCTAACTATAATGACATAAGAGATGGTGGAATTATTCGCTCGATTAAGTTTGGTACAGAGCATGCTGTTAGAAAATTGGTTCAATTATCTAGTTATGCTCAAGTGATTTTATTCGTTCTATTTTTAAGCCATTCTCTTTATGCTCTCGTCTTTTATTTTCTAGGAAAACGAAATAAACGCTTACTTTATTTTTCATTATTCACCTTTTGCTTTTCGCTCTATTCTCTTTTAAGTACGGGGGATAAAATCTTTCATCAATTCTTCTACATTGGCTATGATTGGGATTTTCGCTTAACAAATATGGTCGGCTTGCTTGCATGGTATGCTTTATTACAGTCTACCGATCATAAAAGCTTACCTGTATGGGAAAAATTATTCCCTTATTATCAGCGTTTAGTCTGGATGTTGGTCATGGTAACGTTGTTTATCCCAGCAGCGATAATCACTCGATTGTTTTTCATTTACGCAAGCATTGCCTTAGTTGCTCTTATAGTAGCTCTTTTCTCAATTGTACGGGATTATCGACAAGACACAAAGTCAAACTTGTTAACTGTATTAGGTTTTGTCGCTGTCATTCATCATTTTATTTGGGTACAAATTTGGATTGAATTTGGTGTTTATCTTCCTTATTATCCAGTCGATTTGATCGTTGCAGTGACATTATATACAATCGAATGGTTTGGACAGTATTTTGAAACGTATAAGGAAACGAAGGCATTAGCAGTCCGCTTACAACAAATCAATCAAGAAAAAGACGAGTTTTTAGCGACCACATCCCACGAATTTCGGACACCTTTAAATAGTATTTTGTTACTGACAAAGGCAGTCCATGATCGAGATATAGACACATTATCACTCCAGAGCATAAATGAATTAACGCTTATTTCAGATATAGGGAAAAAGATGAGCTTTTTATTAGATGATCTATTAGCAATTAAACAGTTGGAGAACCATCAGCCAAGGTTGAATAAACAAGTGGTCCGTTTAGAACCGCTTGTGACAGGAGTGATCGACTTATTAAATTTTTCAATTGAAATCAAGCCATTTGAACTTGAAAATCAAATTTCAGATCGATTTCCAGCTGTATATGCGGACGAAAACCGATTGACACAAATTTTCCTAAATTTAATTAGTAATGCAATCAAATATACTGACAATGGGCGGATCACAATTTCCGCTAGTGTAAAAGATAGAAATGCTGAAATCAACGTCACCGATACTGGAATTGGGATCAGTCCCGAACTACAAAAGAAAATCTTTTTACCTTATCAGCAAGGAGACACAGTTAGGCAAATGCGGGATGGAGGGTTTGGTTTAGGGTTGAGTATCGTTAAAGAACTTGTCGAATTACATGGGGGAAAAATTTTTGTCGATTCGATTGAAGGCTCGGGTACAACATTTACATTCACTTTGCCACTCGCTGCTGTTGAAGAAAAGGTTGTACACTCAAATAAATTAACTGCTGATCTGACTAAACTAAAACAATTCAATCAACCCGAGTCAACTAAAAAAGTTGGCTTGCCTGCAATTCTTATTGTTGATGATAATCCAACTAGCTTAATTGCGATAAAGTCGATATTGCCTGATGAAGAGTATGATGCTGTTCTTGTTTCAAGTGCACATCAAGCACTCGAGCAATTAAAAAAGAGAAATTGGGACTTGGTTTTATCAGATATTATGATGCCAGAAATATCAGGCTATCAATTAACTAAGATAATTCGTGAGCAATATAGTTTGTCAGAATTACCGGTATTATTGCTTTCTGTGGGAAATACAAATATCAAAGCTTGTTTTGCTTCAGGCGCAAACGACTATATTCGTAAACCAGTTGAACCAGTTGAACTAAAAGCACGGCTGGATTCACTTATCTCACTTAAACGTGGTGTTGAACAACAGTTAGATCTAGAGACAGCATGGTTACAAGCACAGATACAGCCACATTTTTTATTTAATACATTAAATTCAATTAAAGCATTAAGTGAATGGAATACAGAAGAAATGCAAACATTGCTCGATCATTTTAGTTATTACTTAAGAAATAAATTTAAGTTTCAACGCATGCGTGCCCTGGTTCCCTTAGAAGAAGAGTTAAATTTAGTCCGTTCATATCTTTATATTGAACAAGTTCGTTTTCAAGAAAATTTACGAATCGAATGGCAATTAGACGATCTTACCGGTGTCTTTATACCGTTTATAACCATTCAACCGCTCGTGGAGAATGCCATTCACCACGGGATTAGGAAAAAGCAAGGAAAAGGAACAATTTCGATTCGGTTCATCAATAACATGTCTACTTCAAAGGCGACAATAACAGTAAGTGACGATGGTGTAGGAATCGAACAAACAAAACTAGCTAAACTACTAACAGGAAAACCAGGTGATGAATCGGGAATCGGAATCTTAAATGTCAATCAACGATTAAAACAACTTTATGGTACAGGACTAATCATTGAAAGTTCGGTGAATCAAGGAACAACTGTATCTTTTGAAATTGATTTAACAGTGAACTAA
- a CDS encoding response regulator, giving the protein MLEICIIDDEPLALQYLRFLLNQIDDVKVTGAYSDPQKLINHIRTKRVDTVLMDIQMPGITGIELAEQLLMIQPKIEIVFVTAYDEYAIKAFEINALDYILKPIQKHRLELSINRIKEELAENITFKTDQATFVINNLGKLSIEKNGQPISIKWRTTKAKELFACFTQGHLHSFRKAKLISEMWGNLAWDNASSQLYSSVYQIRRVLQKANIPIEIVSQDEYYKVNLSSVKIMSIEWKQAVLNLLDAENPSVSNFIELLKIYQGDYLEDIKQDWAIPERNGLRELWIQFIQYLIDLIKEQEEQPLHLIAKIKSLVRFDQEVLAIVEERTSTLNYH; this is encoded by the coding sequence ATGCTTGAAATTTGCATTATCGACGATGAACCGCTAGCTTTACAATATTTGAGGTTTTTGCTGAATCAGATTGACGATGTTAAAGTAACTGGTGCATATAGTGATCCACAAAAATTAATCAACCACATTAGAACAAAAAGGGTTGATACAGTATTAATGGACATTCAGATGCCTGGCATTACGGGAATTGAACTTGCAGAGCAACTGCTTATGATCCAACCAAAGATCGAAATTGTTTTTGTCACGGCTTATGATGAATATGCGATTAAAGCATTTGAAATTAACGCATTAGATTACATTTTAAAACCGATCCAAAAACACCGCTTAGAATTATCGATCAATCGAATTAAAGAAGAACTTGCAGAGAATATTACATTCAAAACGGATCAAGCAACTTTTGTTATTAATAATCTAGGTAAATTATCAATAGAAAAAAATGGTCAGCCAATTTCGATAAAGTGGCGCACGACAAAGGCCAAAGAACTTTTTGCTTGTTTTACTCAAGGGCATCTACATTCATTTAGAAAAGCTAAGTTAATCAGCGAGATGTGGGGAAATCTAGCTTGGGACAACGCAAGTTCACAACTTTATTCGTCAGTGTATCAAATTAGGCGAGTTTTACAAAAGGCAAATATCCCGATTGAAATTGTCAGCCAAGATGAATATTATAAAGTGAATCTATCGTCTGTGAAAATAATGTCGATAGAATGGAAACAAGCAGTTTTAAATCTATTAGATGCCGAAAACCCGTCTGTTTCTAACTTTATTGAGCTTTTGAAAATTTACCAAGGAGACTATCTAGAGGATATAAAACAAGATTGGGCGATTCCAGAACGAAATGGACTTCGAGAGTTATGGATTCAATTCATTCAATATTTAATTGATTTGATCAAAGAGCAAGAAGAACAACCATTACATTTGATTGCAAAAATCAAATCACTTGTTCGTTTTGATCAAGAAGTACTGGCAATTGTTGAGGAAAGAACAAGCACATTAAATTATCATTAA
- the smpB gene encoding SsrA-binding protein SmpB translates to MPKNKSHAIAQNRKASHDYFIEETYEAGIVLQGTEIKSIRAGRVNMKDSFARVERGEVFLHNLHISPYEQGNRYNHEPTRTRKLLLHRRQINKLIGETQQAGYSLVPLKIYIKNGVAKVLIGLGKGKKQYDKREDLKRKQAKREVDRALKDSLR, encoded by the coding sequence ATGCCCAAGAATAAAAGTCACGCAATTGCACAAAATAGAAAAGCTTCTCACGATTATTTTATTGAAGAAACCTATGAAGCGGGTATTGTACTACAAGGGACAGAAATTAAGTCGATTCGAGCAGGACGTGTCAATATGAAAGATAGCTTTGCCCGTGTAGAGCGCGGTGAGGTCTTTTTACACAACCTTCACATTTCACCGTATGAGCAAGGTAATCGATATAATCATGAACCAACTCGAACAAGAAAATTACTTTTACACAGACGACAAATTAATAAATTAATTGGTGAAACTCAACAAGCTGGTTATTCATTAGTTCCATTAAAAATTTATATTAAAAATGGTGTTGCTAAAGTGTTAATTGGCTTAGGTAAAGGTAAGAAACAATATGATAAACGTGAGGATTTAAAGAGAAAGCAAGCTAAACGTGAGGTTGACCGTGCGCTTAAAGATAGTCTGCGCTAG
- the rnr gene encoding ribonuclease R, translating into MEELREQIITFFKEESERPLTVDEIMDRNELDSNDSQLFASVIKTLNALEQDGELILTRKNRYSIPERIGLIKGTIQMHKKGFAFLLPDEEGQSDIYINPTDLKGAMNRDRVFVRIVTEQIGDRRVEGVVEQIIERHSTRIVGTYEDKGSFGFVIADDKRIPNDIFIKKSESLGAVTGHKVIVNITKFPEGTMSAEGKIVEILGHKNDPGMDILSIIHKYDIAIDFPNEVMDQAQRTPEKIEPSELENRRDLRDKQIVTIDGADAKDLDDAISVEKLSNGNYRLGVYISDVSYYVDKDSPMDKEAYSRGTSVYLVDRVIPMLPHRLSNGICSLNPGEDRLTLGCEMEIDHNGHVVSHDIFQSVINSSARMTYKEVNQILVDQDEELRQQYVEFVPLFEAMEDLAEILRKKRFGRGAIDFNFKEAQVIVDDTGHPIDVVIRERSVAERLIEEFMLIANETVAEHFHWMELPFIYRIHEDPDEEKLKNFYQFLGQFGYQVKGTANEVHPQALQQVLDLVKGEQEEMVISKLLLRSLKQAKYDFNSIGHFGLATKFYTHFTAPIRRYPDLIVHRLIRTYLIEGKVDENIQNHWKAKLPEIAKHTSERERIAVDAERETDDLKKAEYMLDKIGEEFDGVISSVTNFGIFVELENTVEGLVHVTDLTDDYYNFDERSYAMIGERTGNVFRIGDAITIKVADVNLEEHSVDFEVVGMKQKARRKEFAKQDKPKSQDKSQVKNKKQGKKLKPPKAKMTRKRK; encoded by the coding sequence ATGGAAGAATTAAGAGAACAAATAATTACATTTTTTAAAGAAGAATCAGAACGACCTTTAACAGTTGACGAGATCATGGATAGAAATGAATTGGATTCAAATGATAGCCAGTTATTTGCTTCAGTGATTAAAACATTGAATGCACTTGAGCAAGATGGCGAATTAATTTTGACTAGAAAAAACCGCTATTCTATTCCTGAAAGAATCGGATTAATTAAAGGTACAATCCAAATGCATAAGAAAGGTTTTGCCTTTTTATTACCTGATGAAGAAGGTCAATCTGATATTTATATTAATCCAACTGATCTGAAAGGTGCGATGAATCGAGATCGCGTTTTTGTCCGCATCGTAACTGAACAGATTGGCGATCGACGTGTCGAAGGAGTAGTCGAGCAAATTATTGAGCGACACTCAACACGAATTGTCGGTACGTATGAGGATAAAGGGAGCTTTGGGTTTGTTATTGCTGATGATAAGCGAATTCCAAATGATATCTTCATTAAGAAAAGTGAGTCACTTGGTGCTGTTACAGGTCATAAAGTCATTGTTAATATTACAAAATTCCCAGAAGGTACGATGTCCGCAGAAGGTAAAATTGTTGAAATTCTTGGTCATAAAAACGATCCAGGGATGGACATTTTATCAATTATTCATAAATATGATATTGCGATTGACTTTCCAAATGAAGTTATGGACCAAGCACAAAGAACTCCAGAAAAAATTGAACCGAGTGAGCTAGAGAATCGTCGAGATTTAAGGGATAAACAAATTGTGACGATTGATGGTGCTGATGCAAAGGACTTAGATGATGCCATCTCTGTTGAAAAATTATCCAACGGTAATTATCGACTAGGTGTCTATATTTCTGACGTTTCATATTATGTTGATAAAGATTCACCAATGGATAAAGAAGCCTATAGTCGAGGGACAAGTGTTTATTTAGTGGATCGAGTGATTCCAATGCTCCCACATCGACTGTCAAATGGCATCTGTTCACTTAACCCTGGAGAGGATCGTTTAACACTAGGGTGTGAAATGGAGATTGATCATAATGGCCATGTGGTGAGTCATGATATATTCCAAAGCGTGATTAACAGTTCAGCTAGGATGACTTACAAAGAGGTTAATCAAATCCTCGTTGATCAAGATGAAGAACTAAGACAGCAATATGTAGAGTTTGTCCCGTTGTTTGAGGCGATGGAAGACTTAGCAGAAATCTTACGTAAAAAGCGATTTGGTCGAGGAGCAATTGACTTTAACTTTAAAGAGGCACAAGTCATTGTAGATGACACTGGTCATCCAATTGATGTCGTCATTCGTGAAAGATCAGTTGCAGAACGGTTGATTGAAGAGTTTATGCTTATTGCCAATGAAACAGTTGCAGAACATTTCCATTGGATGGAGCTACCTTTCATCTATCGAATTCATGAAGATCCAGATGAAGAAAAGTTGAAAAACTTCTATCAGTTCCTTGGCCAGTTTGGTTATCAAGTTAAAGGGACTGCGAATGAAGTTCATCCACAAGCATTACAGCAAGTACTGGATCTTGTTAAAGGTGAACAAGAAGAGATGGTTATATCTAAGTTGCTACTTCGTTCATTAAAACAAGCGAAGTATGACTTTAATAGTATCGGTCACTTTGGATTAGCGACTAAATTTTATACGCACTTTACGGCACCGATTAGACGTTACCCTGACTTAATCGTTCATCGCTTAATAAGAACGTATTTAATTGAAGGAAAAGTTGATGAGAATATCCAAAATCATTGGAAAGCAAAATTACCAGAGATCGCAAAGCATACGTCTGAGCGTGAACGGATTGCTGTCGATGCTGAAAGAGAGACAGATGATCTGAAAAAAGCAGAGTATATGCTAGATAAAATTGGTGAAGAGTTCGATGGAGTCATTAGTTCAGTGACTAACTTTGGTATTTTTGTTGAGCTAGAAAATACGGTTGAAGGACTCGTGCACGTAACGGATTTAACAGATGATTACTATAATTTTGATGAGAGAAGTTACGCGATGATTGGCGAACGCACCGGAAATGTCTTTCGAATTGGTGATGCGATTACAATCAAGGTTGCCGATGTTAACTTGGAGGAGCATTCTGTTGATTTCGAAGTAGTAGGCATGAAGCAGAAAGCTCGCCGTAAAGAATTTGCTAAACAAGATAAGCCGAAGTCGCAAGATAAATCACAAGTGAAAAATAAGAAACAAGGCAAAAAACTTAAACCACCAAAAGCGAAAATGACAAGAAAGCGTAAATAG
- a CDS encoding alpha/beta hydrolase codes for MKVQQPQPFMFEAGERAVLLLHGFTGHSADVRMLGRFLQKQGYTTYAPIYRGHGGAPEQLLEGGAEAWWSDVKEAYQMLKDKGYQKIAVAGLSLGGLLGLKLSYSDAVVGMVPMCAPMILDEDHRLDDGFRYYATQYKKAEGKTDDVINKEVDQLIEAASPLFEQITNLINEVRDSLDLIYAPTMVVQAEDDQIINPESANYIYQHVESDPKDIKWYQDAGHAITLGNKRDQLHEDIYQFLESLDWN; via the coding sequence ATGAAAGTTCAACAACCACAGCCATTTATGTTTGAAGCAGGGGAACGTGCGGTATTATTATTACATGGCTTTACTGGACATAGCGCAGATGTACGAATGTTAGGTCGATTTTTGCAAAAACAAGGTTATACTACTTATGCACCGATTTATCGTGGACATGGTGGGGCGCCTGAACAGTTGCTTGAAGGTGGAGCAGAAGCATGGTGGTCTGATGTTAAAGAAGCGTATCAAATGCTTAAAGATAAAGGCTATCAAAAAATTGCTGTTGCTGGGTTATCCTTAGGTGGCTTACTTGGTTTAAAGTTAAGCTATTCTGATGCTGTTGTTGGAATGGTGCCAATGTGTGCACCGATGATTTTAGATGAGGATCATCGACTTGATGATGGTTTTCGTTATTATGCGACACAGTATAAGAAAGCAGAAGGTAAAACTGATGATGTAATAAATAAAGAGGTCGATCAATTAATCGAAGCGGCTAGTCCTTTATTTGAACAGATTACAAATTTGATCAATGAGGTTCGAGATTCACTTGATTTAATCTATGCACCAACAATGGTGGTACAAGCAGAAGATGATCAAATTATTAATCCGGAAAGTGCAAATTATATTTATCAACATGTTGAATCAGATCCAAAAGATATTAAATGGTATCAAGATGCTGGTCATGCGATTACATTAGGAAATAAAAGAGATCAATTACATGAAGATATTTATCAATTTTTAGAGTCATTAGACTGGAATTAA
- the secG gene encoding preprotein translocase subunit SecG: MQGVAVTLLILTSIALIVLVVLQSSKSEGLSGAISGGAEQLFGKKKARGIDAVLTRATVIASVLFFVLTFLLAYVL; encoded by the coding sequence ATGCAAGGTGTTGCCGTAACATTATTAATTTTAACTTCAATCGCACTTATAGTACTTGTTGTATTACAGTCTAGTAAAAGTGAAGGCCTATCTGGAGCTATTTCAGGAGGGGCAGAACAATTATTTGGTAAGAAGAAAGCACGTGGTATTGATGCAGTCTTAACTCGTGCGACAGTAATTGCTTCAGTTCTATTTTTCGTATTAACATTTTTATTAGCATACGTACTTTAA
- a CDS encoding phosphocarrier protein HPr, with protein sequence MAVQQTVRITAETGVHARPATALVNKAGHFSSDIKLVYNDKAVNLKSIMGVMSLGIPMDAELTVIAEGEDEKEALAAIVDVFKQEELGE encoded by the coding sequence ATGGCAGTACAACAAACAGTTCGTATCACAGCAGAAACTGGTGTACATGCACGTCCTGCAACAGCTTTAGTTAACAAAGCAGGTCATTTTTCATCCGACATTAAGTTAGTGTACAATGATAAAGCAGTTAATTTAAAGTCAATTATGGGTGTCATGTCACTTGGAATTCCAATGGATGCTGAGTTGACAGTTATTGCTGAAGGCGAAGATGAGAAAGAAGCCCTAGCAGCAATTGTTGATGTGTTCAAACAAGAAGAATTAGGAGAATAA
- the ptsP gene encoding phosphoenolpyruvate--protein phosphotransferase, which translates to MKNLQGIAASNGIAIAKAYTLEIPDLSFESVKVDNVEQEIERLHEALNVSKQELEIIKEHARASVGDEHAEVFSAHLLVLSDPELITPMEDKIKSEQVNAEVALDEVAQMFINIFKNMDNEYMRERAADIKDVTERVMAHLLGVSFPNPALINEEVIVIAEDLTPSDTAQLNKQFVKGFTTNIGGRTSHSAIMARSLEIPAVVGTRSVTTDAKDGDLIIVDGIEGKVFINPDENLLAEYREKQANFAKQKELWAQLKDEPTISKDGVSVELAANIGTPADVEGVLNNGGEAVGLYRTEFLYMGSNDFPTEDEQFEAYKSVLEAMGDKAVVVRTLDIGGDKELSYLDLPEEMNPFLGVRAIRLCLERKDIFRTQLRALLRASTYGNLKIMFPMIATLEEFREAKALLLEEKDNLISEGIEISDNIEVGIMVEIPSTAVAARQFAKEVDFFSIGTNDLIQYTMAADRMNEKISYLYQPYHPAILTLVNNVIEAAHAEGKWAGMCGEMAGDPIAIPILLGLGLDEFSMSATSILPARTQIKNLSKAEMASYKDQLLSMSTAAEVEAFIREKTNQ; encoded by the coding sequence ATGAAGAATTTACAAGGGATTGCAGCTTCTAATGGGATCGCGATTGCAAAGGCATACACACTCGAAATACCTGATCTGTCATTTGAATCCGTTAAGGTAGATAATGTAGAGCAAGAAATCGAACGACTACACGAAGCGCTAAATGTGTCAAAACAAGAGCTTGAAATTATTAAAGAACATGCTCGTGCGTCTGTAGGCGATGAGCATGCAGAAGTTTTTTCAGCACATTTACTTGTTTTAAGTGATCCAGAGTTGATCACACCGATGGAAGATAAAATTAAGAGTGAACAAGTTAATGCTGAAGTTGCACTTGACGAAGTTGCTCAAATGTTTATCAACATCTTTAAGAACATGGATAATGAATATATGCGTGAACGTGCGGCTGATATTAAGGACGTTACAGAACGCGTAATGGCTCATTTACTCGGCGTATCATTCCCGAACCCGGCATTAATTAATGAGGAAGTTATTGTGATTGCTGAGGATCTAACGCCTTCAGACACTGCACAATTAAACAAACAATTTGTTAAAGGGTTTACAACAAATATTGGTGGAAGAACTTCACACTCAGCAATTATGGCTCGTTCGCTTGAAATCCCAGCAGTAGTTGGGACAAGATCTGTTACTACAGATGCTAAAGACGGAGATCTCATTATCGTAGATGGTATTGAAGGAAAAGTATTCATTAATCCTGATGAAAATTTATTAGCTGAATATAGAGAGAAACAAGCTAATTTTGCTAAGCAAAAAGAATTATGGGCTCAATTAAAAGATGAACCAACAATTTCTAAAGACGGCGTATCAGTAGAATTAGCAGCTAATATCGGTACACCTGCTGATGTTGAAGGTGTATTAAATAATGGTGGAGAAGCAGTCGGTTTATATCGAACTGAGTTTCTTTATATGGGAAGCAATGATTTCCCAACTGAAGATGAGCAGTTTGAAGCATATAAATCAGTACTGGAAGCAATGGGCGATAAAGCTGTTGTAGTCCGTACATTAGATATTGGTGGCGATAAAGAATTAAGCTATCTTGATTTACCAGAAGAAATGAACCCATTCTTAGGTGTTCGAGCAATTCGCCTATGCTTAGAGCGTAAAGACATTTTCCGTACCCAGCTACGCGCTTTACTACGTGCAAGCACTTATGGAAACTTAAAAATTATGTTCCCTATGATTGCAACACTAGAAGAATTCCGTGAAGCTAAAGCATTGCTTTTAGAAGAAAAAGATAACTTAATTAGTGAAGGTATCGAGATTTCAGATAATATTGAAGTAGGTATCATGGTTGAGATTCCATCAACAGCAGTTGCTGCTCGTCAATTTGCTAAAGAAGTTGATTTCTTCAGTATTGGTACAAACGATTTAATCCAATACACAATGGCAGCTGACCGTATGAATGAGAAAATCTCATATCTATATCAACCATATCACCCAGCTATTCTAACACTTGTAAACAACGTTATCGAGGCTGCTCATGCAGAAGGTAAATGGGCAGGCATGTGTGGTGAAATGGCCGGTGACCCAATTGCCATTCCAATTTTACTTGGTCTAGGCTTAGATGAATTCAGTATGAGTGCAACATCTATTTTACCTGCACGTACACAAATTAAGAACTTATCTAAAGCGGAAATGGCTTCATACAAAGATCAGTTGTTAAGCATGTCAACAGCTGCAGAAGTCGAAGCATTTATTCGTGAAAAGACGAATCAATAA